A single genomic interval of uncultured Desulfobacter sp. harbors:
- a CDS encoding STAS domain-containing protein, with the protein MNEIVTIEDQTIVKPGEDVVASMADAFKGELLSAVNSSQGTLIIDLDGVNMVDSVGIGVIIAAYNSLSQANRQLKVINVAQDIYGLFSTMRLNRRFTVEEVQ; encoded by the coding sequence ATGAATGAAATAGTCACTATTGAGGACCAGACTATAGTTAAGCCCGGTGAAGATGTCGTTGCGTCCATGGCTGACGCGTTTAAAGGGGAACTGCTTTCCGCCGTCAATTCCTCCCAGGGTACCTTAATTATTGATCTTGATGGCGTAAACATGGTGGATTCCGTTGGTATTGGTGTGATTATTGCAGCCTATAATTCCCTGAGCCAGGCCAATCGTCAGTTAAAGGTCATCAATGTTGCACAAGATATTTATGGCTTGTTTTCAACCATGAGGCTGAACCGCCGTTTTACCGTGGAAGAGGTTCAATAA
- the nadA gene encoding quinolinate synthase NadA, giving the protein MTTKNSTLHQKIRDLAKAKKAIILAHNYQPAEIQDVADVCGDSLEMSIKAAATDADIIVCCGVRFMAETAAILCPDKIVLMPNPDAGCPMADMVSPEALVKRKGDLGGIPVITYVNSSAAVKAVSDICCTSANVVKVVNTLEADEVLMTPDRNLAQYAAAKTDKKIHLWEGYCPFHNDLSVETVKASKAAHPNALFIAHPECTPDVLELADSIQSTSGMIRFAGESSADQFIIGTEIGLIHALSKAHPEKTFFPVSDQLLCTDMKKTRLQHIWDCLENMSGRVVVEEAIRIKALDAVKKMIAIK; this is encoded by the coding sequence ATGACGACTAAAAATTCTACACTCCACCAGAAGATCCGGGATTTGGCCAAGGCAAAAAAGGCCATCATCCTGGCCCATAATTACCAGCCTGCTGAGATCCAGGACGTAGCGGATGTGTGCGGCGATTCCCTTGAAATGAGCATAAAGGCGGCAGCTACGGATGCGGATATTATTGTTTGCTGCGGGGTGCGCTTTATGGCTGAGACCGCAGCTATCTTGTGCCCGGATAAAATAGTGCTTATGCCCAATCCCGATGCCGGGTGCCCCATGGCAGATATGGTGAGCCCCGAGGCGTTAGTCAAGCGCAAGGGCGACCTTGGCGGCATCCCTGTCATCACCTACGTCAACTCATCTGCGGCAGTAAAAGCCGTGTCTGATATCTGCTGCACCTCCGCCAACGTTGTTAAAGTAGTGAACACGTTAGAGGCTGATGAAGTACTCATGACACCGGACCGTAATCTGGCCCAGTATGCGGCGGCCAAGACCGACAAAAAAATTCATTTATGGGAAGGCTACTGCCCCTTTCACAACGATTTAAGTGTTGAAACGGTCAAAGCATCGAAAGCCGCCCACCCCAATGCCCTGTTTATAGCCCACCCGGAATGCACCCCCGATGTGCTTGAACTTGCCGACAGCATCCAGTCCACATCGGGAATGATCCGATTTGCCGGTGAAAGTTCGGCCGACCAGTTTATCATAGGCACGGAAATAGGTTTGATCCATGCCCTTTCAAAGGCACACCCCGAAAAAACCTTTTTTCCCGTATCAGATCAACTGTTATGCACAGACATGAAAAAAACGCGCTTGCAGCACATTTGGGACTGTCTTGAAAATATGTCAGGAAGGGTGGTGGTCGAAGAAGCGATCCGTATCAAAGCCCTTGATGCTGTTAAAAAAATGATTGCTATCAAATAG
- a CDS encoding class I adenylate-forming enzyme family protein, which produces MIITDILRQNNSLYPEKAALIERIPATGRRTQITWSDFYRQSVQTANALQANGIKKGDKVVQLMTNCLAWLPVYFGVLYTGAWIVPLNFRFESEKIRLCTVTAEAKVFIFGPEFVDRIEEIRQELSRFVKLWIYTGLENDCPDWACSFNQFICDADGLTPPDVALTPEDDAALYFTSGTTGTPKAVLHTHRALMHACEVENNHHSQTHDDVFLCIPPLYHTGAKMHWMGSFLVGGKCVLLNGVKSEWIIEAVSEEKCTIVWLLVPWAHDILIAIDDGRINPADYTLSQWRLMHIGAQPVPPSLIRNWRKYFPDQDYDTNYGLTESSGPGCVHLGVANADRIGPIGIPGYGWQARIVDKQGNQLPFGETGELIVKGPGMMKEYYKNPEATAKTIKNGWLFTGDMARSDKDGFIWLVDRRKDVIIYGGENIFPVEIENFFLKHDKIRDIAVIGVPDERLGEIPAGIISPKPNTMMCEQDILDFQSTLPRYKQLKKIFFGDVPRNPTGKIEKPKLRRIYAEDKRKAMEILLK; this is translated from the coding sequence ATGATCATTACCGACATCCTCCGGCAGAACAACTCACTTTACCCGGAAAAAGCAGCGTTAATTGAACGAATCCCGGCCACAGGCCGGCGCACGCAGATCACCTGGTCCGACTTTTACCGGCAAAGCGTTCAGACAGCCAATGCCCTGCAGGCAAACGGCATTAAAAAGGGTGATAAAGTGGTTCAGCTTATGACCAATTGCCTGGCGTGGCTGCCCGTTTATTTCGGGGTACTATATACCGGAGCCTGGATCGTTCCCTTGAATTTCAGGTTTGAATCAGAAAAAATCCGTTTGTGCACCGTAACAGCAGAAGCCAAGGTTTTTATTTTCGGCCCTGAGTTTGTGGACCGGATAGAAGAAATCAGGCAGGAATTATCCCGATTTGTAAAATTGTGGATATATACAGGACTGGAAAATGATTGTCCGGACTGGGCCTGTTCTTTTAATCAATTCATCTGTGACGCAGACGGGCTCACACCTCCGGATGTAGCGCTAACGCCTGAAGACGATGCCGCCCTGTATTTCACCTCGGGTACCACCGGCACCCCCAAGGCGGTTCTGCACACCCACAGGGCGTTGATGCATGCATGTGAGGTGGAAAACAATCACCACAGCCAAACCCATGATGACGTATTCCTGTGCATCCCGCCCCTTTACCACACGGGTGCTAAAATGCACTGGATGGGCTCTTTTCTGGTGGGGGGAAAATGCGTCCTGCTCAACGGCGTCAAGTCAGAATGGATCATTGAAGCAGTCTCCGAAGAAAAGTGCACCATTGTGTGGCTGCTGGTACCCTGGGCCCATGACATTCTCATTGCCATTGACGATGGCCGGATCAACCCCGCCGACTACACCCTTTCCCAGTGGCGCCTCATGCACATCGGGGCCCAACCCGTTCCCCCGAGCCTGATCCGGAACTGGCGCAAATATTTTCCTGATCAGGATTACGACACCAATTACGGCTTGACCGAATCCTCAGGTCCCGGGTGCGTCCATTTAGGCGTGGCAAACGCAGACCGCATCGGCCCCATCGGCATTCCCGGATACGGCTGGCAAGCCCGGATTGTTGACAAGCAAGGCAATCAACTGCCCTTTGGTGAAACCGGCGAACTTATTGTCAAAGGCCCTGGGATGATGAAAGAATACTACAAAAATCCCGAAGCCACGGCCAAAACCATAAAAAACGGATGGTTGTTTACAGGGGACATGGCCAGGTCCGACAAGGACGGATTTATCTGGCTTGTGGACCGCAGAAAGGATGTAATCATCTATGGCGGGGAAAACATTTTTCCTGTGGAAATTGAAAATTTCTTCCTCAAACATGACAAAATCCGGGATATTGCGGTGATCGGTGTGCCTGACGAACGTTTAGGGGAAATTCCTGCCGGCATTATCAGCCCTAAGCCCAATACCATGATGTGCGAACAAGATATTCTTGATTTCCAGAGCACGCTTCCCAGGTACAAACAGCTGAAAAAAATATTTTTCGGCGATGTGCCCAGAAACCCCACCGGCAAAATAGAAAAGCCCAAACTGAGAAGGATTTATGCTGAAGACAAACGCAAAGCCATGGAAATTCTGCTCAAATAA
- the grpE gene encoding nucleotide exchange factor GrpE produces MVLKENKNNADGKAKKTDSPNTPETDEQKNSDEGNNLEDKDDNKGVEDQLNEQKEKVLRLSAEFENFKKRKQREIDEFKKFANETIFRQLLSVVDNLERAIGSATNAVEEASLLEGVKLTHKEILTLFESFNVKLVEAENQPFDPNFHQAVTHEQNDDVPDNTVINVLQKGYMLHDRLLRPAMVIVSKKS; encoded by the coding sequence TTGGTACTCAAAGAGAATAAAAACAACGCTGACGGGAAAGCGAAAAAAACCGATTCCCCGAATACTCCTGAGACAGACGAGCAAAAAAATTCCGATGAAGGAAACAACCTGGAAGATAAAGATGATAACAAAGGGGTTGAAGATCAGTTAAACGAGCAAAAAGAAAAAGTGCTCAGATTATCTGCGGAATTTGAAAATTTCAAAAAGCGAAAGCAAAGAGAAATTGATGAGTTCAAGAAATTTGCCAATGAAACCATTTTCAGACAGCTGCTTTCTGTGGTTGACAATCTTGAGCGGGCCATTGGCTCGGCCACAAATGCAGTTGAGGAAGCAAGTTTGCTTGAGGGCGTAAAGCTGACGCACAAAGAGATCCTCACGCTGTTTGAATCCTTCAACGTAAAGCTGGTTGAGGCAGAAAATCAGCCCTTTGACCCCAATTTTCATCAGGCAGTCACGCATGAACAGAATGATGATGTGCCGGACAATACCGTCATTAATGTTCTGCAAAAAGGATATATGCTTCATGACAGACTGCTTAGGCCGGCCATGGTGATTGTCTCAAAAAAGAGTTGA
- the dcd gene encoding dCTP deaminase yields the protein MTALSDNDIKRLWNEGHFVVDPFPSKINPASIDLTLGNKQYQYNFENYILGSEIDSEKDVVQTEFLSLTLEHGDSVYIGIAEKLTIPSDTMGYVFPRSSITRLGIQIIPVFMNPGYTGYMPLTITNHSGKPVTIKPGFRIAQLSLFSLNTKSGNIYGRREDAKYQNEEVSHSQLHKDEEFQAAIDRAVQRMAPNISKLIDTSK from the coding sequence ATGACTGCATTAAGTGATAATGACATCAAAAGGCTTTGGAATGAAGGGCATTTTGTTGTAGATCCTTTTCCAAGTAAGATAAACCCTGCTTCCATCGACCTGACACTGGGCAATAAACAATACCAGTATAATTTTGAAAATTATATACTCGGATCTGAAATTGATTCAGAAAAAGATGTTGTACAAACAGAATTTTTAAGTCTCACGTTAGAACACGGAGACTCAGTATATATTGGAATAGCTGAAAAGCTTACCATACCTTCCGATACTATGGGGTATGTTTTTCCGAGGAGCAGCATTACAAGGTTAGGCATTCAGATTATTCCAGTATTTATGAACCCCGGGTATACAGGGTATATGCCGCTTACAATTACTAATCACTCAGGCAAACCTGTAACAATAAAACCAGGTTTCAGGATTGCTCAATTAAGCCTGTTTTCACTAAATACCAAATCTGGGAACATATACGGCCGTAGAGAAGACGCAAAGTATCAAAATGAAGAAGTTTCTCACTCGCAGCTTCATAAGGATGAGGAATTTCAGGCTGCTATTGATAGGGCCGTGCAACGTATGGCGCCCAACATCAGTAAATTAATCGATACGTCTAAATGA
- a CDS encoding outer membrane lipoprotein carrier protein LolA, giving the protein MTRMARRFSAWAMLLISTMILVILPCNAAQSLDDETAKIVSGIEAKYAQKSFSADFEQASRLTALDVTEIAKGKAWFSHPGKMKWAYQSSDNHEIITNGKNLWIYRPEENQVMTGDAAPFFQSGSGGAFLADIRKIRKEFTIEPGKSGENFSQLVLTPKKETPELAKIRIMVNLPGYEIPVVETENIYGDTTKFIFTNIRFVTFDEQIFEFTPPPGTEIIEMD; this is encoded by the coding sequence ATGACACGTATGGCCAGACGTTTTAGCGCATGGGCAATGCTCCTTATCTCCACCATGATACTGGTAATCTTACCCTGCAATGCAGCCCAGTCCCTTGATGATGAAACCGCCAAAATCGTCTCGGGTATTGAAGCAAAATACGCCCAAAAAAGTTTTAGTGCCGATTTTGAACAGGCCTCACGTTTGACCGCCCTGGATGTGACTGAAATTGCCAAGGGCAAAGCCTGGTTCAGCCACCCGGGAAAGATGAAATGGGCATATCAAAGTTCAGACAACCATGAAATCATCACCAATGGAAAAAACCTGTGGATCTACCGTCCCGAAGAAAACCAGGTGATGACCGGAGATGCCGCCCCGTTCTTCCAATCCGGCTCCGGTGGCGCATTTCTGGCAGATATCCGCAAAATCAGAAAAGAGTTCACCATTGAACCGGGCAAATCGGGAGAAAACTTTTCACAACTTGTGCTGACGCCTAAAAAGGAAACGCCGGAGCTTGCAAAAATACGTATCATGGTGAATCTTCCAGGGTATGAAATTCCTGTCGTGGAAACCGAAAATATTTACGGAGACACCACCAAATTCATATTTACCAATATCCGGTTCGTTACCTTTGACGAACAGATATTTGAATTTACCCCTCCACCGGGGACTGAAATTATAGAGATGGACTGA
- a CDS encoding FAD-dependent oxidoreductase: MLSDLFSPIRIQHMEVKNRLLMSAMSINFGVDENCHVTDQLTEYFAARARGGVGMMLVGGGGVHPSGQELPDLPQMYEDSCIPALKRMVKRIKEYDVCFGVQLMHGGRQSYLPEKVAPSAIPAPAVVKGEVRALEAEEIKELADCFGQAARRCREAGFDFIELHGAHGYLINQFLAPNSNIRTDEYGGSFENRTRFLFEVIEAVKNIAGADYPVGIRINGNDYIENGWELNDTLRIAPLLEQAGAAYIHVSGGVYGSTELTIPSMYTPQGCFIHMAEAVKQVVNVPVITVGRIKDPAMANAAIKDGKADMVALGRSIIADPEYPNKAKSGNASLIRPCVGCCLGCIHAVLAKEPGSCVVNPDVGREFKLAEEKAPEKSQKILVAGAGPSGLAAARMFAQRGHQVKIVEKGSDQGGLLALAATAPGRGELGDILHFFKNELERLGVAVDYNTPLAAEVMASFDPDHVILATGSMPDMPVIKGLFKSKMKLITSVDVFTDAQAAGDRVIVLGGGFTGLITAHKLGDLGKEVVVLNRKKSFAEEMSSNDRYYLRERLKACGVILHKKVSVKSFTDDGVSFTSNGEPVTLEGFDTVVISEKYQPVRDAKHLEKQSRAKFHMIGDAKTPRHLMFCVAEAEEAGRSI, encoded by the coding sequence ATGCTGTCAGATCTTTTCAGTCCCATCCGGATTCAACACATGGAAGTGAAAAATAGGCTGCTCATGTCGGCCATGAGTATTAATTTCGGTGTGGATGAAAATTGCCATGTCACAGATCAGCTTACGGAATATTTTGCCGCCCGGGCCAGAGGCGGTGTCGGCATGATGCTTGTGGGTGGTGGCGGGGTTCACCCCAGTGGTCAGGAATTGCCTGATCTGCCCCAGATGTATGAGGATTCATGTATTCCGGCGCTGAAAAGAATGGTTAAACGGATTAAGGAATATGATGTCTGTTTTGGGGTTCAGCTTATGCACGGGGGGCGCCAATCTTATCTGCCGGAAAAAGTGGCACCTTCGGCTATTCCGGCACCTGCCGTGGTTAAAGGAGAGGTTCGTGCGCTGGAAGCAGAGGAGATCAAAGAGCTTGCGGATTGTTTTGGGCAGGCCGCCCGGCGGTGCCGGGAGGCCGGGTTTGATTTCATAGAACTGCACGGGGCCCATGGATACCTGATCAACCAGTTCCTGGCACCCAATTCCAATATCCGCACCGATGAGTACGGCGGCAGTTTTGAGAATCGTACCCGGTTTTTGTTTGAGGTGATTGAGGCGGTAAAGAATATTGCAGGTGCGGACTATCCTGTGGGCATCCGCATCAATGGCAATGATTACATTGAAAACGGCTGGGAACTTAACGATACCCTGCGCATTGCTCCGCTTTTAGAGCAGGCCGGGGCGGCTTATATCCATGTGTCCGGTGGTGTTTACGGCTCTACGGAGCTGACTATTCCGTCCATGTATACACCCCAGGGATGTTTTATTCACATGGCTGAGGCGGTTAAACAGGTGGTCAATGTGCCTGTGATCACCGTAGGGCGGATCAAAGACCCGGCTATGGCCAATGCCGCCATCAAGGATGGAAAGGCGGATATGGTCGCATTGGGGCGCTCCATTATTGCAGATCCGGAATATCCGAATAAGGCCAAATCAGGAAATGCCTCTCTTATCCGGCCCTGTGTGGGCTGTTGTCTGGGGTGTATCCATGCCGTGCTTGCCAAGGAACCGGGTTCCTGTGTGGTCAATCCCGATGTGGGCCGGGAATTTAAACTGGCCGAAGAAAAGGCCCCGGAAAAAAGTCAAAAAATTCTTGTGGCCGGGGCCGGGCCTTCCGGGCTTGCCGCTGCAAGGATGTTTGCCCAAAGAGGGCATCAGGTGAAAATAGTAGAAAAAGGTTCAGACCAGGGCGGGCTTCTGGCCCTGGCTGCCACAGCACCCGGGCGGGGGGAGCTGGGCGATATTTTACACTTTTTTAAAAACGAGCTTGAGCGTCTTGGTGTGGCCGTGGATTACAACACCCCGTTGGCCGCCGAAGTTATGGCCTCCTTTGACCCTGATCATGTGATTCTGGCCACGGGCTCCATGCCGGATATGCCCGTGATCAAAGGGCTGTTTAAAAGTAAGATGAAGCTTATCACCAGTGTGGATGTATTCACCGATGCACAGGCTGCCGGTGACAGAGTGATTGTACTCGGCGGCGGGTTCACCGGGTTGATCACGGCCCATAAACTGGGTGATCTGGGAAAAGAGGTGGTGGTCCTGAACCGCAAAAAAAGTTTTGCTGAAGAGATGTCCTCCAATGATCGGTATTATCTGCGGGAGCGCCTGAAAGCCTGCGGCGTCATTTTACATAAGAAGGTGTCCGTTAAATCCTTTACCGATGATGGTGTAAGCTTTACATCCAATGGAGAACCTGTAACTCTTGAGGGGTTTGATACGGTTGTCATTTCGGAAAAATACCAGCCGGTCAGGGATGCCAAACACTTGGAAAAACAAAGCCGGGCAAAATTTCATATGATTGGAGATGCCAAAACACCCAGGCATTTAATGTTTTGCGTTGCCGAGGCTGAAGAAGCGGGCCGGTCTATATAG
- the dnaK gene encoding molecular chaperone DnaK — protein MGKIIGIDLGTTNSCVAVMEPGGEAKIITNAEGGRTTPSIVAVTENGERIVGQTAKRQAVTNPENTIFGVKRLIGRKFNSKEVQNDIPILPYIIEAAANGDTRINIRGKQYSPAEVSSFILGNIKKTAEDYLGEAVTEAVITVPAYFNDSQRQATKDAGKIAGLEVKRIINEPTAASLAYGLDKKGEEKIAVFDLGGGTFDVSVLEIGDGVFEVKSTHGDTHLGGEDFDLRIIDHLATEFKKDQGIDLRSDKMALQRLKEAAEKAKMELSTSTETSINLPFITADASGPKHLDMKLTRAKLESLVADLLDKLEIPCKTALKDAHMKPGDVDEVVLVGGMTRMPAVQERVEKIFGKKPHKGVNPDEVVAMGAAVQAGVLQGDVNDVLLLDVTPLSLGIETLGGVMTRLIEKNTTVPTKKSQVFSTAADNQPAVSIHVLQGERQMSADNKTLGQFELSDIPPAPRGVPQIEVTFDIDANGIVHVSAKDKATGKEQSIQITAASGLSEDEIQRMVKDAEMHADEDKKKRELVDTKNQAEALVDQTQKTLKEHGSKVDEATRKSIEDAAEALKQAKDSDNLEDIKAKIETLSQASHKLAEVMYQQAQTDSQAGQADGADAGAGAGHDDDDVVDADFEEVKKDK, from the coding sequence ATGGGTAAAATTATTGGAATCGACCTTGGCACAACCAATTCATGTGTCGCGGTCATGGAACCCGGTGGAGAGGCAAAAATTATTACCAATGCCGAAGGCGGCAGAACAACACCGTCCATTGTGGCGGTCACTGAAAACGGAGAGCGCATTGTCGGCCAGACTGCCAAGCGCCAGGCTGTAACAAACCCTGAAAATACAATTTTCGGTGTAAAACGTCTCATTGGTAGAAAGTTCAACTCAAAGGAAGTCCAGAATGACATTCCCATACTTCCATATATAATAGAGGCAGCCGCCAACGGCGATACCCGAATCAACATCAGGGGCAAACAATACAGCCCTGCCGAAGTTTCCTCGTTTATTCTCGGCAATATCAAAAAAACTGCCGAGGATTACCTTGGGGAAGCCGTAACCGAAGCCGTTATTACGGTTCCGGCCTATTTTAACGACAGCCAGCGCCAAGCGACCAAAGATGCCGGTAAAATTGCAGGCCTGGAAGTCAAACGGATTATAAATGAGCCCACAGCCGCATCCCTGGCCTATGGCCTAGATAAAAAAGGTGAGGAAAAAATTGCGGTTTTCGACCTTGGCGGCGGTACATTTGACGTCTCTGTCCTTGAAATCGGTGACGGGGTTTTTGAAGTAAAATCCACCCACGGTGATACACATTTAGGCGGTGAAGACTTTGACTTGAGAATCATTGACCATCTGGCAACCGAATTTAAAAAAGACCAGGGCATTGACCTGCGTAGCGATAAAATGGCTTTACAGCGTCTTAAAGAGGCTGCTGAAAAGGCAAAAATGGAGCTGTCAACATCCACGGAAACCAGCATCAACCTTCCCTTTATTACAGCGGACGCATCCGGGCCCAAGCATCTGGACATGAAACTGACCAGAGCGAAACTGGAGTCCCTTGTGGCCGACCTTTTGGACAAACTGGAAATCCCCTGTAAAACAGCGCTGAAAGACGCACACATGAAACCCGGCGATGTGGATGAGGTGGTTCTGGTTGGCGGCATGACCCGTATGCCTGCGGTTCAGGAACGTGTTGAAAAAATATTCGGCAAAAAACCCCATAAGGGTGTTAACCCGGATGAGGTGGTTGCCATGGGTGCAGCCGTCCAGGCCGGCGTACTCCAGGGTGATGTGAACGACGTGCTCCTGCTGGATGTTACCCCGCTTTCTTTAGGCATTGAGACCCTTGGCGGCGTTATGACCAGGCTGATTGAAAAAAACACTACCGTTCCCACCAAAAAGAGCCAGGTATTCTCCACGGCCGCCGACAACCAGCCGGCCGTGTCCATTCACGTTCTCCAGGGTGAACGCCAGATGTCTGCAGACAACAAGACCCTGGGTCAGTTTGAACTGTCAGACATTCCCCCTGCCCCCAGGGGCGTTCCCCAGATTGAGGTAACCTTTGACATTGATGCCAACGGTATTGTCCACGTATCCGCCAAGGACAAGGCCACAGGCAAAGAACAGTCCATCCAGATTACGGCAGCGTCCGGCTTAAGCGAAGATGAAATCCAGCGCATGGTGAAAGACGCTGAGATGCACGCTGACGAAGATAAAAAGAAACGTGAACTGGTGGATACCAAAAACCAGGCCGAGGCCCTGGTGGACCAGACCCAAAAAACCCTGAAAGAACACGGGAGCAAAGTCGATGAAGCCACCAGGAAATCCATTGAAGATGCTGCCGAGGCCCTGAAGCAGGCTAAAGACTCCGACAACCTTGAGGATATCAAGGCCAAAATCGAAACGCTGTCCCAGGCCTCCCACAAACTGGCCGAAGTGATGTACCAGCAGGCACAGACAGACAGCCAGGCCGGACAGGCCGACGGTGCTGATGCGGGTGCAGGTGCTGGCCATGACGATGATGATGTGGTTGATGCGGATTTTGAAGAGGTCAAAAAAGATAAATAG
- a CDS encoding cation diffusion facilitator family transporter — protein sequence MDNTTDTHQIFKIAGLAFLLNLILTLVKVPLAIFTGSLAITASAIDSGTDAVASLVIYGGIKLSTRKTRSFPLGLYKLENVASVTISLFIFIAGYEIVKQIFSSSDSLVQITPISIYLLAGSSLAIFGFGQYALHVGKKTRSPVLIAEGRHRQVDVLSSIVVLVSVLFSYFDLQTDVMGISIDRIGAALIILFIAKTGGELLSDGMRVLLDASIDFPTLNKIRSLIHQEPAVDEIKSLIGRNAGRYRFIQADITLNVNDLEAAHKISEVIENRILTQIPNIEKITIHYEPRVRTHDILALPLSDKSGQISPHFGEAPYFALLHRHIDKHTIDAKKVMENPHCTVSTAKGIRVAEWLVDQKITHVGIKEDVSHKGPGYVLSSAGIKIIRISSRHLSGAVREIMIPEHTASPDS from the coding sequence ATGGACAACACCACAGATACTCATCAGATATTCAAAATTGCAGGTCTGGCCTTTTTGCTGAACCTGATTTTAACGCTTGTAAAGGTGCCCCTTGCTATTTTCACCGGCAGCCTAGCCATTACAGCCAGCGCCATTGATTCCGGAACAGATGCCGTGGCATCCTTGGTCATTTATGGTGGCATCAAGCTCTCTACCCGCAAAACCCGTTCCTTTCCCCTGGGGCTTTACAAACTCGAAAATGTAGCGTCCGTAACCATTTCCCTTTTTATTTTTATTGCCGGATATGAAATCGTTAAACAGATCTTTTCGTCGAGCGACAGCCTTGTGCAAATCACGCCGATTTCCATTTACCTTTTGGCCGGCAGCAGCCTTGCAATATTCGGGTTTGGACAATACGCCCTCCACGTCGGAAAAAAGACCCGGTCTCCGGTCCTGATTGCTGAAGGCCGGCATCGCCAGGTGGATGTCCTGTCATCCATTGTGGTCCTGGTATCTGTCCTGTTCAGCTATTTTGATCTGCAGACCGACGTTATGGGAATCTCCATTGACCGGATTGGCGCAGCATTGATTATTCTTTTCATTGCAAAAACCGGCGGGGAACTTTTGTCAGACGGCATGCGGGTCCTTCTGGATGCATCTATTGATTTTCCCACCCTGAACAAAATACGCAGCCTTATCCATCAAGAACCTGCCGTGGATGAAATCAAATCCCTGATCGGACGCAACGCCGGGCGGTATCGCTTTATCCAGGCTGACATCACCCTAAATGTCAACGACCTTGAAGCGGCGCACAAGATCAGTGAAGTAATCGAAAACCGGATTTTAACCCAAATTCCTAATATCGAAAAAATAACCATTCATTATGAACCAAGAGTACGAACCCATGATATTCTGGCGTTGCCCCTGTCGGATAAAAGCGGGCAGATCAGCCCTCATTTCGGGGAAGCCCCGTACTTTGCACTACTCCACCGTCACATAGATAAGCATACCATTGATGCAAAAAAAGTTATGGAGAATCCCCATTGTACCGTATCAACGGCAAAGGGAATCCGTGTGGCAGAATGGCTGGTTGATCAAAAAATAACCCATGTGGGAATAAAAGAGGATGTTTCCCATAAAGGTCCGGGATATGTGCTGTCCAGCGCAGGGATAAAAATAATCCGGATTTCATCCAGACACCTGAGTGGTGCGGTGCGGGAAATAATGATTCCGGAACATACAGCCTCACCCGATTCCTGA